From the genome of Trypanosoma brucei brucei TREU927 chromosome 11 chr11_scaffold01 genomic scaffold, whole genome shotgun sequence:
ATGCGCCAAAGTTTCGACAGCAAGTGCGAGATCCTTTGTGGGAGCAGGAGATGGATCGTGGCCGTACAAAGCGATCAAGGTTGAAGCGGGATGAAAGCACGGATGAGGAGAACAAATTTCAGAAGGCAGACATTGGGTTTGACAGCCGTGGAAGGCGTCTCCTGAACCAACGAAATGAACGAGCTAACGGCCGGAGTTTCGCCCACGGAAAATTCTCGTAAGCGGGTGTATATCTCGGAAGCAGCTACCCAACGTTATTTGCCTTTTGTTAATGTGGTTGATGGCAaggtttttatttgttagtCGAGTGATGGCTGTAAGAGTTTGGAGGGGGGGGagtctcccccttttttttacttgcaGTAGATGTGTCGCATCACCACTATCAGTGTATATTTAATAATAGCTCGGTTATTGACTAAATGAGAAATGCTACATCGCTAAACGGACTAAGAAATATGTACAGTCATTCCGTTAACGAAGTCTGTATTTGCCTCTTTGCTCCTTTACCTACGTTTTCCATGattgaaggaaaggggagcaAACTCGTCACAGCGTTCTGCTTGTATGTTGTTCTCTCCCTAATCCTTTACTGCTACGCGCCTCGTCGGTTGGTGCGTTGAAATCACATGGTATTCCGCTCGTCGAAGCATGTTCTCTCGCCTTCTTCACTGTCTTCCATTTGTCGAAAACCACTACGTTTTAGAGTCtcaccacaaaacaaaagtttttctttatttacaCACCAAGATGATGCGCCGCCTTGCCCTTCAGTCCTCGCTCCGTCGCGTCACGCCCGCTGCCGTTTCTGTGATGACTCCTGCAAAAGTTACGAGCCCAATTGGCCACGCTATCGCCATTCGTCAGGCCTCCACTGTGGCCATATCTGTGCAGGGCCTGCATTACGTCGGTACGGGTCTCGCTGCCATTGCTCTTGCAGGTGTGGGTCTCGGCATCGGAACCATTTTTGGTAACCTGCTGGTCGCTTGTGCTCGGCAACCCAATTTGACAAAGATGCTCTTTAATTATGCAATTCTTGGTTTCGCGCTCACGGAAGCTATCGGCCTATTCGCACTCATGCTTGCGTTTCTGATGCTCTTCTCGTAGAGTAGTTAGTTGAAACAACGAGTTGCATGGGAaatgtgcaaaaaaaaaaagtggcggaggggggagagggagagggaagtggaggtgctgttggttctCGTTGGTGCATTTATGGTATTGTAACCAACATCCCCCACCGAGGCTGCCTTTTCTAGTTGTACCGTAattgaatgaatgaataaatggGGTCTGCATGCTGAGACGGGAAATTCTTATAAGTTTCACCGCGCCCACCCATGCGCAGCATACTTTTGTGTAATGAAGAATGCCACAATGGAATGATTATCAActgggggtggtggtggttgaaAGGTGAGTAGGAGTAAGAGGTGGAGTAATGAATGCAACAGAGCACACTCACCGTATTACGTTAAGTGGTGTTTCTGTAGTTTCCGCATAGGATAGGAAAGTAGGGATTTTCTCGCGTTTCTTTTGGTCGTTGGTGGCGTCAAATGGGTGTTACTTCGTTCGGTGTTGTTTTACGTCCCCATCTTCTTGGGTGTAATGAGTGTCTGCAGCGATAGTATATATTTTCCTGCATCCCTGTATTCATTACAATAATTTCTGGTAtcattagaaaaaaaaatccttctcttcccccaTTATCTCTTTCTCGTGCGACCCGTTATTGCATTTGTTGATTTTTATTACAGCTGACAAAGTATTCAAAGCTTTTACGACAAACTGAGGGTGACTGTGGTGTTAGCAgtttatacattttttttttgacatcaAAACTACTGGCTGTTGTGGTAGACAGGAACAAATATGGAAGTTGTTGTAAGTTTTTTAAGTGGATGGGCCGGTGGCATAAGTAACCTGCTCGTCGGTCATCCCTTTGATACCGTAAAAACCTTGATGCAAGGCAACAAAGGGGAATATAAAAATTCTCTTCATTGCGCGAAACGTATTGTGATGGAGGGAGGACCCTTTGCCCTCTATAAGGGTGTTATTGCTCCAATGACGGGAACAGGTGTCGTCATGGCTCTTTACTTTGTTGCTTACGACGCCACCGAAACCCTAATCCGTAAACTGAAGGGTGTGGATTCACTCACTCCATTGTCTATGGGTGAAATCATGTTGTGTGGCGGCAGTACTGGAGTGCTTGGGTCCCTGGTGCTTGGACCTGCAGAACTCCTGAAAGTTCGACAGCAAACCGCACTAAGCTCCGGTGCCCGTGGGTCATTGCGTGATgttattttaaatatttatcGGAAAGAGGGACCATTGGGTTTCACACGTGGGATCGGTGCCACTATGCTGCGTGATGTTCCTGGAAGTATGGCCTGGTTTGGGGCCTATGAATACACAaagttgctgttgtgtaAAAACCCAAAGGATCCTTCTGTAGGTGAGGCACTTTTTGCCGGTGGGATGGGAGGTATAGCCGTATGGTCCTTCTCACTTCCTCTCGATTGCATTAAGACACGAGTGCAGGCAAGCCCTGTACCCCTCACTCCAGTGGTTGCATTTCGTGCTATTTTGAGTGAGCACGGAATCAAGGGATTCTATCGAGGCATCGGTCCAGCATTACTTCGTGCGTTTCCTGCAAATGCTGCCTGTTTCGCAGCCCGTGATAAAACGAAGTCCACACTAAACAATCTCTGTGGGATGTAGCGTATTCCTGATGATGGTGGAATGTGGACCCCGCTATTTTTAACggttatttatatatgtgtcgTGCCGTGAAAGCGTGATGTGAATTGTCGAATCACGCTGACAGTTTGGCAGGCAAAAGCACTTTGCATTGTCACGTCACGTGTAGGGTTTCAGTTCATCATCTatattttgttctttcaattttttttttcgtcatcTACCGTCCCGTttccactttcctttccaatTGTCagtgttttctccctctccctgTTACCGTTGTCCACGGTTTCGGTGCTGGATTTCGGTGATGTAGTGCACTTGATTCCTCATTGCAttcacccctccccctttccccgccttcctctctctctctcacacactCACATGCACATACCATCATTTTTCATAACCCtcaatcaaaaaaaaaaaaaataataataatcttttttcctcattgGTCAATTTCTACCCTTGTGTTTAGATTGTTGAAGAACCCTCTGTACTTACTTCACTGCGTAGCAACAATGTTTTCTTGCAAGAGGTATttggtgtgtttttgttgttcgtggggagggggaggggggcacAGGTGCTCCACaccctttaatttttttcctgctactcattttttttgaatttaaagaacaacagcaaaaacaacaacaacaaaacaaacaaacaaactttaAAGCTACCGGGTGACAAGCAATATCGGGGTGTtaggcacaaaaaaaaacattatactttttctcttctataCCCATcgctcccccctttttttgtgggAACAACGTGCCTCTGCGTGCGAGTGAAAgtttgttttacttgattctttctttcttggaACCAAAAGTGGGTATAACAGAATACAGGTCCACGAATAGGACGCACACCTAAAGCGTATTTTAACTGATAAGAAAAGGAGACTATTTGCATTACCGGATGAATAATAGCCGCATTTGCGTTGCGGTGCGTAAACGCCCAATAGTTGATGTGGACAAGGATATTGTTGTGGCGCAGTCCCCGCATTTGGTTGTTAATGAACCAAAAGTGAAGTATGATCTGACGCCATACACGGAGCGGCATCAGTTCACCTATGACTGTGTACTGGATGAGAATTCCAACAACGCACTAGTGTATCAGCACTGCTGCTCAAAGCTCATTGATACTATATTTAACCAAGGTAACGCTACGTGTTTTGCATACGGTCAGACTGGCAGCGGCAAAACACACACTATGCTGGGTAATGATCACGAGGCAGGTCTCTACGCTATTGCCGCAAAGGAGATATTTGCACGATCTGCCCCACTGAATTCTGACGTTTATGTTTCATTTTACGAGATTTACGGTCGGAAGATATTTGACCTTCtgaacaacaaagaaaagttaGTTGCCCGTGAGGACGCGGACAAGGTCATAAACATATGTGGGTTAACGGAACACAAGGTAACAGACATTCAGGGGCTTTTTGACATCATTTCACGTGGAAGTACTTACCGTGCGGCTGGCCAAACAAGCGCTAACAACGAGAGTAGCCGGTCACATGCCGTACTACAGATAGAGGTACGTGACCCTAATAATCGACGTGGTAAATCTATTGGGCGTATATCTTTTATTGACTTGGCTGGAAATGAGCGAGGAGCGGATACCTTTGACTGCGACCGCAAGACGCGTATGGAGGGAGCGGAGATCAACAAGTCTCTCCTTGCCTTAAAAGAATGTATTAGGGCATTGGGAATGGGCAAGTCGCACGTTCCATTTCGTGGCTCTATTCTCACAGAGGTGCTGCGGGACTCATTTGTTGGTAATAGCCGTACAACAATGATCGCAACCATTTCTCCCACGTCAACTCACTGCGTGAACACCCTCAACACACTTCGGTACACTCAACGTGTAAAGGATCTCGGTGGTGAGGCAAAAGCAGCGCCGAATGAAAAGGCAGAGCGCCGTCCCGTGAGGAGATCGAAACTATTCGAGGCACCGCCACCTCTCAAGGCTCGCCCAGAATGGGTTGACAACTTTAGCGCTAACGATGAGGAGCGCGGCGCGGAAGAGGAGGCTAACAGCCAAGCTGATGTCTCGAAAGCACCACCAAAACCTCGTGCCAATAAAATGGTCGGTAGCGGAGCAACTGGAGGCGGGGCACCGTCGGCTGGCGGCGCCAACAGGGGTCGGCCACCAAAGCGTGAGGTGGTTGTAAGGGACCCGAAGATCGCAACGATTGTTCAAAATCACATCTCAGCTCTTGATGATGATAGTGATGAAActgatgaggatgaagaagaggcgccAGCAGCAGGTGCTGTGCTAGATGCCTTGGCCAAGAGTGAAGAGAAGCAGGTGCGCAAAGTTCATGCCCATGTTGTGGAAGAAATCGCCAAAGCAGAAGAGAAACTGGTGGCTCTGCACCGTCGACACATTGACGCTAAAATGACAGGCATTAAGGATGAGATACGTGCCATCCAGGCTTTTGAAGAGTCTGACTCTGTAGATGAGTACGTGGGTCGTGTTCGCACTCTGCTggtgaagcaaaagcaagatGTGGAAACAATTCTTGATTTGCTTAACGGTATCACTGGcatgctccgtgaggaagaagaactTTCTTGCACCCTGAACTCTTCCATGAAGAGACGCAATTAAATTTTCGAGCTTTCTTCAATTTCAATGCTCTCAGTTGAaaggtaaatatatatgtttatacatatataaaggGGTATAGAAGTTGCCCCTAGAGGTGGCGAACGGTTGGTATTTTATTGGGGGTGGGGCGTGtggttcttttgtttttttctctcccccttcttaagtttcattctttttctcttacgTTCTattttcgaaaaaaaaaacctctcGGAGCTTCATtaatgttattgttatttcgtTTCACATATTCTGGAGTTCTGACTTTTTAAAGTTTTCCCGCCGGGAAGTACGGCATCCGACGTTTAACGCAGGATGACGTGTTTTACTATGatgagagaagagaaggttGCCCAATTCCTCTTCCAAGGGAAATAAGGAAACAGAGAGGCAAAAGGGGGAGATAAATGCATACAACCATTTATTATTGAACGTGAAGGGGTAGAGTGCGAAATTGTTACCTCCCTGTGTGGTGCGTATCTTTCGATATCTTGAAGTAATGATGCCGTTCGCGCACGCTCACATCGTTCACGAAAATGCAATCAATCAATACATTCACATCGACACCCACGTAGCGATAGGAATGACAGCGGGCGGGGGAgagtaaaaagaaatatattgaaCTGAATtaaatggaaggaaaagaatgacggaaaacaaaaagaaggaacggGAGAGATATTAGTGCGAGTTAGTTGGGTGTTAGTCATGttgaaaagtgaagaagagtaTGGTtgacggaggaggaggaggttggAGGGtggaggaagtaaaaaaggatatggatgttgcgatttgatgttttcgtttcttccttatatttttgtgcaCCTACTCGAGTGCGCGTGAAGCCACGAGTAGCGTGTTGggcgaaggaaagaagggaggaGGCAAATACGAAGGGAGTACGTTAGTAtatgaagagaaggaagtggGTTTGTAAATGCATGGATCACTAATGTTTGACGATAAGGTCCCTTGTTCTGCCCATTTTATTGTCCTATATTTATTGACttgctttccctttcttttgcgTTCGTTTTAGAGCCAAACCCACTGACTTCTGTCCCTACTAAATTGGATCGTTACACTTCTTCCTGGACGCAATGGACACGCATTTCAATGTTACACaacgtttttattttgtttgtcgtTTTAGTAACACCGTCCTTCACTTTCCCGTACTTAGCACTGGTGTAGCCAGTGTTGGATATCTACTGTCGCGCGGGACACGATTGCACGTGTTTggcttcccttttcctccagatCGGTACCCCTCTTTTACGTAATtattcctcctcccccttccctcttctcgTGGTTCACATGACTTCCGAGTTCGATGCCATTTCGTCTCAACACGGACTGCTGCGATTGACTGTTGCATCTGTTATCGCTTCCACCGTCGCTGTTCCCTGTTAACGCAAACCTGTAAATACCTTACATTatcacttctttttatttttttaattaccgtccttttccttctctcccttcgtTTTTCTACTGTATGGTCCCTATTCGATTACGACTGCTGACTGAACGGAAGCTACGCTTTGTGTAGGGTTGGTTGAGGCAAACCTGCCACCGAGCgcggtgtgttgtgttgctcACTTACCTAGGGAAGGGACTGCAAGGTGAACACCAAGGGCGTTTGCGTTTGAGGGAGAGATAATATGCCTCTCTGCTGTTGTAAAGATGAAAACAACAGTACTGTTGATAAGATACCGGACACCATTGAAACAGGTGAAGTGGTGCTGAAGCGTTGTGCCCCTCCGGTGCTTACGCGTGATGATTTTGTCGAGGTTCAAGTACATGTCAATGTGTATAGTCTTCTGAAGCGAAATGGCTGCTTTAAGAAAATAGGTATGGGAGTATTTCACTGCGGTATCGTTGTCTACGGAATCGAGTGGGGTTACGGTGAGTGTATGGATCCCAACACTGCATCAGGTCTTTTTTGCGTCTGTCCCGGTCATGCAGCTGGGTCGCTGTATCGCACTATATGTCTAGGCGTCACTACCCGCTCCCCAGAGCAGGTGGACACAATTCTTCACAGACTAGAGAATGAGTGGCGCAGTGCGGACTATCACATCCTTGCTCACAACTGCAACCACTTTGCACAACGTTTCTGCGACATGCTTTCTACTGTGCAAAAGTTACAGTTACCTGCATGGTGCAATCGTGCGGCACGTGTGTGCAACAAGGTCGTACCGCGACGACTAGCTTCATATATTCATCGTATGATGGACGAGCCCCCTCCTAAAGCGACACCTGCAGCACCGTCACGCGTAAGGGAACTTCCAACCTCGGTCATACCACCATTATGGTATAATTATTACTGTGTTTCGAAAAACCCACGGTACGTTACACTACAAAACACGGAGTCGGAGAGGCTGTTCTTCATGCGAGAGAACGGAGATACAccgcaagacaaaaaacgaTTTGGCGTACAACAGCCTCGTGTGCCTAAGACGAGGGCAGCCGTTCCCAAAATATCCATCGTGCGACGAGGTGGTGTCGGCGTAGCAGAATGGAGCACGCTTCGTGAAGGTAGTGCCCCACCACCAGCTCCCAAACGGCGTGGTACAAACGTTACGGACAGTCTTGCTATGAAAGATAAAAGTAACGGAGTCTGCAACGGTGAGtcttcttctgcttcagATAGTGAACCTTCAGGGGTTCTAGATAAACACTCGACGTCTGTAAGGGTTGTTGATTCCCTACGGTATATTCGTGGTGGAAGTGTGTCTGGTGCGAACACGGATCGTAGAGCGCCAAGTGGCTCGTCGAAGGAGACCCCAGGAGACCGAATCGATCCAGAAGAGAGcgatgatgaagatgatgcaTTGTATAGCTCCGAGGATGGGGCGACCATAAGGATAGAAAGAAAGCTCGAAACAGGAAGTTCTCGTACAGATACATCAAGTACACCAACGGATGAGCATCGCGCTTTCGAAGGGGGTGTTGTTCTCCCCAATGGCGTGTTAGCCTCAGACTTCTCATCTGCGGAGGCTTCTCTAAACGATGCACGTGAGTGTAGGGAGGGCTTTAATGGAGCGGAGCAACTCATGAGAAGCAACGACACCGTCAGCCACGTGATTCATGTGCATCATGGTAAAATACTTAGGAGTGTCGACCAGAGTCAAACACGGGATTCTGCAGGTGAGACATCATTCGTTGACTCATCAAGAGGCGTTACAGCAATGAAGACGATTGCACCGTCACTGACAGTCACATCCACATCTCAAGCATATGGTTCAGGAGATCGTACACGCAACGAAATATCTCGGAGTAGTATTGGCATGCATGGCAGCAGTTGTGGTCTCGGAGACCTCTCGTTGCCATCAACCAGACGATGTGGAGAAGGCAGTGATTTACCTGATGGCGGGGTTGTAggtttttcttctgcacCCGCGAGTCGGGCAATGTGTAGTGATAGCGTGACAGTGGAGTTGCAGCATGAGGAGAATGGCGATTTGTATAGTGATCCTGGAGGTGGGAGGATTGCAGGGGTTGATAGCTCGCTATTTCACACATCGGTATCGTCGACAAAAGGAGGTTCCCTCTCAAATAACTTACCAAATCCGCTCCTAGCACTAAATAAGAGACTTGGACCTCATATGAGAACTTACTCTTCGCCATTCTAATGGGGTACAGCAgcattcttccttttcttcccatccTTCTTTAGTCCTCCATGATGCATGTACCTTCTCGCTCCTGTTATATGCTAAATTTCCCAACCCCCAACcccctacccccacctccacacTCCTGTAGAGTATTGCTGTACTGCATGGAAAGCTTCCACTGCTGTGGTGTCCAcggcaatttttttttgtttttgttttttcttttctctcttcctattgcttgtgtttcttttcacACGATTGGGTATGATTATTGTGTTTTGTATCGGCTCCGTTGATATCACATCTCTCAGTAGGTATTATATCCACGTTGAGTAGGTCTGGAATGTGGGGCAGAGATGATTTGTTGCGACTGATATTCGTCGAGGGAAGATGGAGGGAaaggttggaaaaaaaaatgtgtaatAAATATGTGTTTCTGTGCGTAATTTAGATGAGTATTGAATGTTAGTCGTTTATTCTGTGCGCTGGTTTGCCTTCTGTAGTGAATCCGTTTCTTTTACATTTTTcgtgtaaataaatatatatatatatatttgtatacacGTGGGTTAGTTATTTTGCCTTATTGTTGGCGGATGGCTGCAGTAGTGTGATCCGAAAGGAGATTGAGGAAACAAGACACTCACCAAAACCTCGTCCTTTTCACCATACAAGGataaaaacatttttttttttaccaacGTGCTTGCATGaacaaacagcagaaaaaaaaaaagatgtatTTGTCGATTTCGTGTGCATGTTGATGCGTGCTTCTTTATGTAACGCAGAAAAATTTCCATCGTTGAGGTACTTGTATGGTTTCTGAATTTTCTTTAAAGATGTGGGGGTTTGTTTAATCGCCAATGGGGGAGCAATTATTCCTTACCATGCCGCACggctccatttttttctttttctcaccGCTATCATGCCTCATTTTGTGACCTTcttttgatttcttttttgttgttgctgttcttCTTTGAACCACTTGccgagagaaaaaaaaatgaagtgtaACTCTATAATGAAGCCTTCCCCCCACACACTTTTTTTGAAGGGGGTTGAAAGAAGGGAGGGTGGGAGTCGGAGGAGAGTACATTTGGGAACGAAGATCAGGAGTTTGGAAAGATTTACCTTTAAATGAGATGTCTTTGGGCGTGAAGCGTGTAATTATACCTGTTTAGAAATAAATATGAGTCAGTATGTGTGCCGCTGCGTATTCATTATGTTCTTTCCTTATTCATGAGTCTGCCAAAGCTGGAGAGAGGGCTAAAGTATAATAGAGCAAAATAAATGAGTAGAGAAGAAAGCAATCAATAATGGCAAATGGTTAGTAATTTATGCAGACAGagacacacaaacagcaAATGTACTTTCATACCCCTGTGGCACTGCTTGAGATTCAACGTTTCGCTTGAGATTTAGCCAACTTttgatgtttgtttgtttgtttggttggttgattgttcttttcccttttttttcttatttttcccgTTGTAAAGCCTTTGGGTTTGGCCGCGTTTAATACGCGGGGCATAGTCAAGGGGaggctctttttttgtctgtgcaatgcgtttgtgtgtgtttgtgtgtggaagTGTGTGGAAGTGTAGCGCAATGAGATTCTCAATGCCTTTTATGAGAATGGATAGGCGGCCGTTTCCAAATATCCTCGTCGTCCAGCCCCCAGTTATGAGTTCCCATGTATTGGAAGTAACtcttaatttctttttgttatcactgtttttttctttttctttttctttttttgtgatgGGGAAAGTGCAGCTGCAAaacaaggagaaaagaaataagagaTATTGTTTGTTGAtagcggggggggggggaaagaaagtggaaTTACGGgtatttttttccactgtttCTTACTGTGGAAGAAGAGGTTAGATGGAGGAAGGATGAGTTGAAGATGCCGTCAGAGGGAATGTACGTTTTtgatatataaataatgaGGTATTACAAATGCCTGTGAGCCTCTTTGAAATGACTTATTATTCCCTCTTGGATCCCAAGCATtgtgaatgttttttttttttaatttgcagTTGCACGTCTCCAATTTTTTCGATGCGTCGCCGCAGCTTGcaccgtcttttttttttctgatgttTTAACCGCAAaacctttttgtcttttttagCGTTAGCTATACACAACTGCCTGCGAAGTCAGTCCCCATGAGTTGGCTTCAGGCTCTCGGAAATCTTCAAAGACGAGTTATAGTTTTGGACCGGGGGCGCACCCCGCTTCCCACAGCTGCTGTTTACAATCGTGTCATGACTCCCAGCAACAGCAGGAGATTAAACTTGGCGGAGCATCCATCAGCTTCTGCCACCGACGAATTCGTTGAACCCTCGACAGCAGCGCTCCGTTGCACCAGTGATACATGGCAAGGGGCACTTGATGTTGTACATTTTTCTCAGTCAAATCTCCAAGAAGATGTGAATTCAACCATGCAGCGCTTCCCGCCCTTATTGGCAGCTCAATGTATTGCCATACTTCTAGAGGCAGGGAAGAGTGACCAAGCACTGGAACTTCTTAGAACGTGGGAGATGAACCAAGGAGAATGCACGGTACGTTTAGCGGTGTTTAAACCACATGTAAAGCTCAGTGTCACACGGCGTTTACGTAAAGCTATCAAGACGTTAGGCATCATTGGAGATGTGGAAACTCTACGGGCATTAATTGCGGTTCTTCATCAATCTTTACTGGAGTGGCGAGACAACAGACGATATTTCGCTTTATCCCAATCCTCGTCGTCAAGTATGTCACCTTCGCGGTTTGCAGGAAGCGGCCTAACACAGCGAGAGGGAAGAAGCAGTGGTTTTCTTTCACATTTAGGACGCCAGCGCATGAGGGTGCTACTCGTGGATGCCACTCATGAACTTGTCAGGCAAGATGAGAGTCTCGTCTCCGTGAGTGAAAAACTTACGTGGATCAATGAGACAACGTTGGTGGTGCAAGTGCCATGCACTCAGGTACCGTGTGTCATTCCCTATAAATTGCAGGATGACTTTAGGAAGCACATCGAGTGTAGTTCTTCATATAATGAGAATGCTTTGCGGTTAGTAGGACCAACGTTTGCGGAAGGTTTTGTGAGCCCTGCACAATCTAATCTGATAAGTCTGCTATGTACCCCACGAAGCGAAGTGCGGTGGGTACGTGACAACTGCTCTGTTGGAAAATTTGGTGAGTTGTGGGGAGCGGTGAAGGACCTTGTGTTGCCTCATTCTGAACTCATAAACAACTATGTTTTGGTTGAGTCCCTAATGAATGCCATGCTTAGTCCCGTTGGAGCCAAAAAATCTTGGCGCCGTTGTCACAGGAGGCTTCGGAAGCTTCTTCCAACGGAGCGGAAGTTGCGCAGCTTCATATGGAGTCAGTTGAATTCAACACGATCTTCTCAGCGGCGTTTGTGGAGTCATACCTTGCTGCGCCACCCCAGGTTGATGTGCAAGTTAGATATGTCGCCGCTGGTGATATTTAGCGTCTTTGCTCTGACTTTCCGCAGTAGGTCCACTCATCTCCCGTTCCTTCGCTGTTGTCTCCTGTCGATGCAGCGCATGCGTCGTATAGGtcgtgaagaagaagctgcGCGACTTGTGTGGAACCACGTTTCCCATTGTAGTAGCGCACTGCTCCGTCAATGCATCCGTCGTCCAAACCTACTTGAGGAAGTTACAGTGGCTTTGTGTCGCACAATGCACCGCGGCATATCGGGTCGTAAAGATTCGTGGATGGGTCATCGATCGCTCGCGGTACTTCGCTCCGGCGCGGCTCTACGTCAGTTCACACCTGCGCTTTGCATTCCTCTTTGCGCGGCAGCACTGGACTGCGGGGTGCATTTCGCCACCGTTCAACAACATGTTGCGGAGATCTATCGGTGGGACGAGCGCACTGAACGGTGGGTTCTCAACATGGTGCGACTCATAGCTGACTGTCACAGTGCTCTCATGCGTGTTCCCCTTAATTGCTCACTGCACTCTTCATACATGCGGGGGTTGGTGCAGAGAGTTGCGTATGAGCTTCCAACGCTTAGTTCCACCTGCTCTATTGAAGTTCAAGTGCCCTCCCGCAATAAATTACTGGCTCTTTGGACTATAGTTAACGACGATGTTGCAAATGGCAGATTGCGGCAACTAACTTGTCAGCTGTTTCTAGACCCGGTGGCACGAAGCGCCTTCAAAGAGATGCGATTGGCGGATGAGGTGGATAACTGTAATTCTGGCACTGATGGAGGTGGTGGAAGCAAATGTAGGGTGCCTCGGAGCACCTTAAAAGGTTTACTAAATGAAgaagtttttgtttctgttgccgTTAACTGTACCACAGAGCATGCTTTTGCAATTTTCATGAATGCATTCCTTTCGACACGTCAAGCTCGCGACAAATTGAGATACATGCACTTGGTGCTGAGTGAGATGCCCTTCGAGTCGACCGATATTTGTCCGCGTTGCACCACTGAAACCGGGAATTGTGAAGTTTCATGAAGTAGTGAAGCCTACTGTAGCAACTGTTGCAAACAATAGCGATGGGTAGACGTTTCTGAAACTTTGTCTGATGTTTTGCGAAacattatattattattttttttttttaaatggtgCCTGCGCCGCTGCACATCATCAACTGTAACGTTCGTTGTCTGTTTTTGAGTGAAAAGTATTCCTACG
Proteins encoded in this window:
- a CDS encoding mitochondrial carrier protein, putative, with protein sequence MEVVVSFLSGWAGGISNLLVGHPFDTVKTLMQGNKGEYKNSLHCAKRIVMEGGPFALYKGVIAPMTGTGVVMALYFVAYDATETLIRKLKGVDSLTPLSMGEIMLCGGSTGVLGSLVLGPAELLKVRQQTALSSGARGSLRDVILNIYRKEGPLGFTRGIGATMLRDVPGSMAWFGAYEYTKLLLCKNPKDPSVGEALFAGGMGGIAVWSFSLPLDCIKTRVQASPVPLTPVVAFRAILSEHGIKGFYRGIGPALLRAFPANAACFAARDKTKSTLNNLCGM
- a CDS encoding kinsin, putative, whose protein sequence is MNNSRICVAVRKRPIVDVDKDIVVAQSPHLVVNEPKVKYDLTPYTERHQFTYDCVLDENSNNALVYQHCCSKLIDTIFNQGNATCFAYGQTGSGKTHTMLGNDHEAGLYAIAAKEIFARSAPLNSDVYVSFYEIYGRKIFDLLNNKEKLVAREDADKVINICGLTEHKVTDIQGLFDIISRGSTYRAAGQTSANNESSRSHAVLQIEVRDPNNRRGKSIGRISFIDLAGNERGADTFDCDRKTRMEGAEINKSLLALKECIRALGMGKSHVPFRGSILTEVLRDSFVGNSRTTMIATISPTSTHCVNTLNTLRYTQRVKDLGGEAKAAPNEKAERRPVRRSKLFEAPPPLKARPEWVDNFSANDEERGAEEEANSQADVSKAPPKPRANKMVGSGATGGGAPSAGGANRGRPPKREVVVRDPKIATIVQNHISALDDDSDETDEDEEEAPAAGAVLDALAKSEEKQVRKVHAHVVEEIAKAEEKLVALHRRHIDAKMTGIKDEIRAIQAFEESDSVDEYVGRVRTLLVKQKQDVETILDLLNGITGMLREEEELSCTLNSSMKRRN
- a CDS encoding ATPase subunit 9, putative; protein product: MMRRLALQSSLRRVTPAAVSVMTPAKVTSPIGHAIAIRQASTVAISVQGLHYVGTGLAAIALAGVGLGIGTIFGNLLVACARQPNLTKMLFNYAILGFALTEAIGLFALMLAFLMLFS